The Anabaena sp. WA102 genome contains a region encoding:
- the trmFO gene encoding FADH(2)-oxidizing methylenetetrahydrofolate--tRNA-(uracil(54)-C(5))-methyltransferase TrmFO codes for MTQEPIQVIGGGLAGTEAAWQIAQAGVPVILHEMRPKRFSPAHHTENLAELVCSNSFGAMASDRAAGLLHEELRQLGSIVISKADEHAVPAGGALAVDRGQFGEDLTQTLANHPLIDFRRGEVTAIPEGIVVLASGPLTSPDLGADLQRFTGMEYLNFFDAASPIITGDSINKDIAFMASRYDKGEAAYLNCPMNKEQYLQFREALCQAEQTELKDFEKETAKFFEACLPIEEMARRGEDTMRYGPLKPVGLSDPRNGERNYAVIQLRQEDKAGQLWNMVGFQTNLRWGEQKRVFQMIPGLEKAEFVRLGVMHRNTFLNAPQLMSASLQFKERPTLLAAGQLIGTEGYTAASAGGWLAGTNAARLALGKEPLILPVTTMMGALFEFIRSAAPKHFQPMAPNFGIVPDLGVKIKSKPEKYGRYRDRSLADLATWKTENLAV; via the coding sequence ATGACACAAGAACCGATACAAGTAATTGGCGGCGGACTCGCGGGAACAGAAGCAGCATGGCAAATAGCCCAAGCTGGCGTGCCTGTGATTCTCCACGAGATGCGCCCTAAACGCTTCAGTCCTGCCCATCATACCGAAAATTTGGCAGAATTGGTCTGTAGTAACTCTTTCGGGGCTATGGCGAGCGATCGCGCTGCCGGTCTCTTACACGAAGAATTACGCCAACTCGGTTCTATTGTCATTTCCAAAGCAGATGAACACGCAGTCCCCGCTGGTGGGGCTTTAGCGGTAGACAGAGGACAATTTGGGGAAGATCTAACCCAAACCTTAGCAAATCACCCTTTAATTGATTTCCGTCGCGGGGAAGTTACCGCAATTCCTGAAGGTATTGTTGTTTTAGCTTCTGGTCCTTTAACCAGTCCCGATTTAGGCGCAGATTTACAGCGATTTACGGGGATGGAATATCTCAACTTTTTTGATGCTGCGAGTCCCATTATTACGGGAGATTCTATCAATAAAGATATTGCTTTTATGGCTTCTCGCTATGACAAAGGTGAGGCAGCTTATCTAAATTGTCCGATGAATAAAGAGCAGTATTTACAATTTCGAGAAGCACTTTGTCAAGCGGAACAAACAGAATTAAAAGACTTTGAAAAAGAAACAGCGAAATTTTTTGAAGCTTGTTTACCAATTGAAGAAATGGCAAGACGGGGAGAAGATACCATGCGTTATGGACCGCTCAAACCAGTGGGTTTATCTGATCCTCGCAATGGAGAACGTAATTATGCGGTAATTCAATTACGACAAGAAGATAAAGCCGGTCAACTTTGGAATATGGTAGGTTTTCAAACTAATTTACGTTGGGGTGAACAAAAAAGAGTATTTCAAATGATTCCCGGTTTAGAAAAAGCCGAGTTTGTCAGATTAGGAGTCATGCACCGCAATACTTTTTTAAATGCACCACAGTTGATGTCTGCAAGTTTGCAATTTAAAGAACGTCCAACGTTATTGGCTGCGGGACAATTAATAGGAACAGAAGGTTATACTGCTGCATCTGCTGGAGGTTGGTTAGCGGGAACAAATGCTGCTAGATTAGCTTTAGGAAAAGAACCCCTAATTTTGCCCGTGACAACGATGATGGGGGCTTTATTTGAGTTTATCAGATCCGCCGCACCAAAGCATTTTCAACCGATGGCTCCTAATTTTGGCATTGTGCCAGATTTGGGTGTGAAAATTAAGAGTAAACCGGAAAAATACGGACGTTATCGGGATAGATCCTTGGCAGATTTGGCAACTTGGAAAACGGAAAATTTAGCCGTTTAA
- a CDS encoding DUF1294 domain-containing protein: MHKGKLTIWKDDRGFGFIQLDDTEKKVFLHISSLRNKRKRPQEGDIIKYQLTTDEKGKLTAINASIQEKFLGWMIGLLVLSILPIWGTVKLSMIYRNPLPIAIYPMTGLITYWFYAHDKKQATDGNWRTPEQTLHFWELIGGWIGGFIAQNTLHHKSKKSSYQSVYWIIVAIHLAGWTYWLFLQPYNLRLG, translated from the coding sequence ATGCACAAAGGGAAATTAACGATCTGGAAAGATGATCGCGGATTTGGATTTATTCAATTAGATGATACAGAAAAGAAAGTTTTCTTGCATATCTCCAGTTTAAGAAATAAGCGCAAACGCCCTCAAGAAGGAGATATTATTAAATACCAACTAACAACTGATGAAAAAGGCAAACTCACGGCTATTAACGCCTCTATTCAGGAGAAATTTCTAGGGTGGATGATTGGTTTACTTGTTTTATCAATTTTACCTATTTGGGGAACAGTCAAGCTGTCAATGATTTATAGAAATCCTTTACCGATAGCTATTTATCCAATGACAGGATTAATTACTTATTGGTTTTATGCACATGATAAAAAACAAGCAACTGATGGAAATTGGCGTACTCCTGAACAAACTTTACATTTCTGGGAGTTAATCGGTGGATGGATTGGTGGTTTTATTGCTCAGAATACACTTCACCATAAGAGTAAAAAGTCTTCCTATCAGTCAGTTTATTGGATTATTGTAGCTATTCATTTGGCTGGTTGGACGTATTGGTTATTTTTGCAGCCATACAATTTGAGACTGGGATGA
- a CDS encoding M16 family metallopeptidase: protein MFPGSVVKLDNGLTLIHQEISTTPVVVADVWVRAGTNLEPEPWFGMAHFLEHMIFKGTSNLLPGEFDYHIEKIGGVSNAATSHDYAHYSITTAANHLEHTLPHLGELLLNAAIPDDEFIRERDVVLEEIRSYNDDPDWVGFQSLVKNVYQRHPYGRSVLGTEEELMQHSPEAMRCFYRSYYQPENMTVVVVGGIGEKAARELVNRSFADFPQRDNCPQFTKVPAPLINGIRRHELILPRLEQARLMMAWKVPGVEEIRAVHGLELLSVLLGEGRISRLVSDLREEKQLVQEICCNFSLQQESSLLTITAWLESEYLERVEDLICDHLQELQDQEISTSELNRIQRFLCNDYAFSTETPNQLTNFYGYYHTIANAELAVTYPQEIQSFNPQELQKLAQQYLSSANYAVTMLKPC, encoded by the coding sequence GTGTTTCCCGGTTCTGTTGTCAAACTAGATAATGGTTTAACACTCATTCACCAAGAGATATCCACTACACCCGTAGTGGTAGCTGACGTTTGGGTGCGTGCGGGAACTAACCTAGAACCAGAACCTTGGTTTGGAATGGCACATTTTCTAGAACACATGATTTTCAAAGGGACATCAAACCTGCTTCCTGGAGAATTTGATTATCACATCGAAAAAATTGGCGGGGTGAGTAATGCCGCAACAAGCCACGATTACGCCCATTATTCCATTACAACCGCTGCTAATCACCTAGAGCATACTCTTCCCCATTTAGGGGAATTACTCCTGAATGCAGCCATTCCTGACGATGAATTTATCAGAGAACGGGATGTGGTGTTAGAAGAAATCCGTAGTTACAATGATGATCCCGATTGGGTTGGTTTTCAATCTCTTGTGAAAAATGTTTACCAACGCCACCCTTATGGACGTTCTGTACTGGGAACTGAGGAAGAATTAATGCAGCATTCCCCGGAAGCTATGCGCTGCTTTTATCGCAGTTACTATCAACCAGAAAATATGACTGTGGTTGTGGTGGGAGGAATTGGTGAAAAAGCCGCGAGGGAATTGGTTAACCGTTCGTTTGCAGATTTTCCGCAACGGGATAATTGTCCCCAATTTACCAAAGTTCCAGCACCGCTAATTAACGGAATTCGTCGTCATGAGTTAATCTTACCCAGACTAGAACAAGCGCGGTTAATGATGGCTTGGAAAGTACCGGGAGTAGAAGAAATTCGGGCTGTTCATGGTTTAGAATTATTATCAGTCCTGCTAGGAGAAGGGAGAATTTCTCGGTTAGTATCTGATTTGCGGGAAGAAAAGCAACTTGTTCAAGAGATTTGCTGTAATTTTTCTCTCCAACAAGAATCAAGTTTATTGACAATTACGGCTTGGTTAGAATCAGAATATCTAGAACGAGTTGAGGATTTGATTTGTGATCATTTACAAGAATTACAAGATCAAGAAATTAGCACGTCAGAACTAAATCGTATTCAAAGGTTTTTATGTAATGATTATGCCTTTTCTACGGAAACACCAAATCAGCTAACTAATTTTTATGGTTATTATCATACTATTGCTAACGCTGAATTAGCTGTTACCTATCCTCAAGAAATCCAGTCTTTCAATCCTCAAGAACTGCAAAAATTAGCTCAACAGTATCTTTCATCAGCTAATTATGCGGTCACCATGCTCAAACCTTGTTAA
- a CDS encoding M16 family metallopeptidase, whose amino-acid sequence MQTINSRSLIHRTVLSNGIVLLVSENQAADIIAGRIFIRAGSCHEQREKAGLAHLLSAVMTKGCDGLSSLEIAEKVESVGASLSTDAATDYFLLSLKTVTTDFIDILSLAGQLLRSPTFPENQVKLEKRLAIQDIRSQKEQPFSLAFEQLRQVMYPNHPYSMSVLGDETTMSSITRSDLVEYHQTHFRPDNIVISIAGRITPAEAEKLVTKIFGDWEIPNSAQPTLNLPPITVSPKPCLKPLNTQQSIIMLGYLGPSVTNPEYAALKLLATYLGNGLSSRLFVELREKQGLAYDVSAIYSTRLFPAAFVVYIGTAPENTKVAFNGLRQEVELLCSTELSAEALQTAKNKIIGQYALGKQTNGHIAQIYGWYEILGLGIEFDQQFPELINNVTATEAITSACKFLQAPYLSLVGPEEAIQTAIL is encoded by the coding sequence ATGCAAACTATTAATAGTCGCTCTCTGATTCATCGCACCGTATTAAGTAATGGCATTGTTTTGTTAGTATCAGAAAATCAAGCTGCTGATATTATTGCGGGACGGATTTTTATTCGCGCTGGTAGTTGTCATGAACAGCGAGAAAAAGCAGGGTTAGCTCATTTGTTGTCAGCGGTGATGACAAAGGGATGTGATGGTTTATCGAGTTTAGAAATTGCCGAAAAAGTTGAATCTGTGGGAGCTAGTTTAAGCACAGATGCGGCTACAGACTATTTTTTGCTATCTTTGAAAACTGTCACTACTGATTTTATTGACATTTTATCATTAGCCGGACAATTATTGCGATCGCCTACTTTTCCTGAAAATCAGGTAAAACTAGAAAAGCGGTTAGCAATCCAAGATATTCGTTCCCAAAAAGAGCAACCTTTTAGTCTGGCTTTTGAACAATTGCGTCAGGTAATGTACCCAAATCATCCCTATTCTATGTCAGTTTTAGGTGATGAAACAACGATGAGCAGCATTACCCGGTCTGACTTAGTAGAATATCACCAAACTCATTTCCGTCCTGATAATATTGTCATTAGCATTGCTGGACGCATTACCCCAGCAGAAGCTGAGAAATTAGTAACAAAGATTTTTGGTGATTGGGAAATACCAAATTCCGCCCAACCTACCCTGAATTTACCACCAATTACTGTATCACCTAAACCTTGCCTCAAACCCTTAAATACACAACAATCAATTATCATGCTGGGTTATTTAGGACCATCAGTAACTAACCCAGAATATGCAGCCCTCAAGTTACTTGCTACCTATTTAGGCAATGGTCTTTCTAGTCGTTTATTTGTAGAATTACGGGAAAAGCAAGGTTTAGCTTATGACGTATCTGCTATTTATTCAACTCGACTTTTTCCCGCTGCCTTTGTAGTTTATATTGGCACTGCACCGGAAAATACCAAAGTTGCTTTTAATGGACTTCGCCAGGAAGTAGAACTATTGTGTAGCACCGAACTGTCAGCAGAAGCATTACAAACTGCTAAAAATAAAATCATTGGTCAATATGCTTTGGGTAAACAAACTAATGGACATATTGCTCAAATATATGGTTGGTATGAAATTTTGGGTTTAGGGATTGAATTTGATCAACAATTTCCCGAATTAATTAATAATGTCACTGCAACGGAAGCAATTACATCCGCTTGTAAGTTTTTACAAGCACCATACCTATCTTTAGTTGGACCAGAAGAAGCCATTCAGACAGCTATTTTGTGA
- a CDS encoding peptidoglycan-binding domain-containing protein — protein MKNTLIASIPNMGANSWYCLILLTTTPALITATGFISTATPLKIVQVNTDIKINRPSLNMGSQGERVTELQAALKLLGFYAGAVDGKYQQSTVIAVAQFQQAAGLNPTGNVDNITWQKLFPSPSNITATTAKPASSFTTVPTQPVRVTKPQITKRPTTKNPQNTSIKPTPPHQQMPGIQYTDEGWPILRLPMSGTEVIKLQKQLQNLGFLNGKIDGYFGLSTETAVKAAQVRYGLKPDGVVGGGTWKVFLKRTSQ, from the coding sequence ATGAAAAATACTTTGATAGCTAGTATTCCCAACATGGGCGCAAATTCTTGGTATTGCTTAATCTTGTTAACCACAACACCCGCCTTAATTACTGCCACTGGGTTCATTTCCACAGCCACACCACTCAAAATTGTCCAAGTTAACACAGACATTAAAATTAATCGTCCGTCCCTGAACATGGGTAGTCAAGGTGAACGAGTTACCGAACTTCAAGCCGCTTTAAAACTTTTAGGCTTTTACGCGGGCGCTGTAGATGGTAAATATCAACAAAGTACAGTCATTGCCGTTGCCCAATTTCAACAAGCTGCCGGTTTAAACCCCACTGGTAATGTAGATAATATCACATGGCAAAAACTATTTCCCAGCCCCTCAAATATTACCGCTACCACAGCCAAACCTGCCAGTAGTTTTACAACTGTTCCCACCCAACCGGTAAGAGTTACAAAACCACAAATTACCAAACGCCCAACCACCAAAAATCCACAAAATACCAGCATTAAACCCACTCCTCCCCATCAACAAATGCCCGGTATCCAATATACTGACGAAGGATGGCCAATTTTGCGTTTACCCATGAGTGGTACAGAAGTGATTAAATTGCAAAAACAACTACAAAACTTGGGGTTCTTAAATGGTAAAATAGACGGATATTTCGGACTATCCACAGAAACCGCAGTCAAAGCTGCACAAGTTCGTTATGGCTTAAAACCTGATGGTGTAGTCGGTGGTGGTACATGGAAAGTTTTCTTAAAACGCACTTCCCAATAA
- a CDS encoding phage holin family protein, producing the protein MKHFILTWLGTAVALLITSKIVPGIVLTSFTAALIAAVIIGLVNAIVRPILQILAFPITLITLGLFTLVINGLTLWFASAITPGYGFEIRGFIPAFLGSIVLSIVSGIINQIVNMLD; encoded by the coding sequence ATGAAGCACTTTATTTTAACTTGGCTTGGTACTGCGGTAGCATTGTTAATTACCTCTAAAATTGTCCCCGGAATTGTTCTCACGAGTTTTACTGCTGCCTTAATTGCCGCTGTTATCATTGGTTTAGTAAATGCCATTGTCCGGCCAATTTTGCAGATTTTAGCATTTCCCATTACCTTAATAACTTTAGGTTTATTTACCCTTGTAATTAATGGTTTAACTCTATGGTTTGCTAGTGCGATAACTCCCGGTTATGGTTTTGAAATTCGGGGTTTTATTCCTGCTTTTTTAGGTTCAATTGTTTTATCAATTGTCTCTGGTATTATTAACCAAATAGTTAATATGCTTGACTAA
- a CDS encoding cobalamin biosynthesis protein: MTDKKLLWVGIGCQKGVSQNLINTAIKQVFQEYQLIYSEISGIATIDKKASEIGLVEFCNSEQLLLKVFSAELLNSVLVPHPNHSITKFVETSSVAEASAMLAVSKITSAKIILLVPKQIFRLSGEMGAVTVAVAKSD; encoded by the coding sequence GTGACAGACAAAAAATTGTTATGGGTAGGAATTGGTTGTCAAAAGGGAGTTTCTCAGAACCTAATTAATACTGCAATTAAACAGGTTTTTCAAGAATACCAACTTATATATAGTGAAATATCTGGAATTGCAACTATTGATAAGAAAGCCTCAGAAATTGGTTTAGTAGAATTTTGTAACTCAGAACAGTTACTTTTGAAAGTCTTTAGTGCTGAACTTTTAAATAGTGTCCTTGTTCCCCATCCTAATCATAGTATTACTAAGTTTGTGGAAACATCTAGCGTAGCTGAGGCTTCGGCTATGCTGGCAGTCTCGAAAATCACATCTGCGAAAATAATATTATTAGTTCCTAAACAGATTTTTCGATTATCAGGGGAAATGGGAGCAGTCACAGTAGCTGTGGCTAAAAGTGATTAG
- the thiS gene encoding sulfur carrier protein ThiS produces MSNQINLQVNGETRNCVSPTALPELLQQLGFNLRLIAVEYNGEILHRQFWTETHIKNGDRLEVVTIVGGG; encoded by the coding sequence ATGTCAAATCAAATTAATCTCCAAGTCAACGGAGAAACGCGCAATTGTGTATCCCCAACTGCTTTACCAGAATTACTGCAACAGTTGGGTTTTAATCTGCGCTTAATCGCAGTAGAATACAACGGTGAAATCTTACATCGTCAATTTTGGACGGAAACCCACATCAAAAATGGCGATCGCTTAGAAGTAGTCACAATAGTTGGTGGTGGTTAG
- a CDS encoding DMT family transporter, with the protein MTTNKLESTKLESTDLNIEQLPPVLHSTPSPNVIAFILLSVALVALSWTAILIKLSVREISANATVFNRLWIATIIFGLWNGFNELRVRAKNLNDEPTTKESYQLRDIILLVAVAVVHVVGRVLWSWSLTQTTAANATVLSNLPPLFTTLGAWLILGKTFNRRFVIGMVIALAGAFTLGLDDFFWSENLVISQKAIIGDAAALLSSVFYAASFLMIERLRTRLPVQNILVWRCFLGTLFILPVVLTFEEQIFPISWFGWLTVFGLAAICEVLGHGLVVYSLKYLSSSFVTIFLLLEPVMTAILAWFIFSESLSLVNLLALSFILQGIYLAKTGKGADKE; encoded by the coding sequence ATGACAACAAATAAACTCGAATCAACGAAACTGGAGTCAACAGACCTAAATATAGAGCAATTGCCTCCGGTACTACATTCCACGCCATCGCCAAATGTGATAGCGTTTATTTTATTATCTGTTGCCCTAGTTGCGCTGTCCTGGACAGCTATCTTAATCAAGCTATCGGTTCGGGAAATTAGTGCTAACGCCACAGTATTTAATCGCTTGTGGATAGCAACGATTATCTTTGGGCTGTGGAATGGATTCAATGAATTACGCGTACGCGCGAAAAATTTAAATGACGAGCCTACAACCAAAGAAAGCTACCAATTAAGAGACATCATACTTTTAGTCGCAGTAGCTGTTGTTCATGTCGTGGGTCGAGTTCTCTGGAGTTGGTCTTTGACTCAAACCACGGCTGCTAATGCTACTGTACTGTCGAATCTCCCCCCATTATTCACCACGTTAGGGGCTTGGTTGATATTAGGTAAAACTTTTAACCGCAGATTCGTGATTGGGATGGTAATTGCCCTTGCGGGGGCATTTACTTTAGGATTAGATGACTTCTTCTGGTCTGAAAATCTGGTAATCAGCCAAAAAGCTATTATTGGTGACGCGGCTGCTTTGTTATCGTCTGTGTTTTATGCAGCTAGTTTCCTGATGATCGAACGACTGCGAACTAGATTACCTGTACAAAATATACTTGTATGGCGCTGCTTTTTAGGTACTTTGTTTATCCTCCCAGTGGTGCTAACCTTTGAAGAGCAAATTTTTCCTATTTCCTGGTTTGGTTGGCTCACGGTATTTGGATTAGCTGCTATTTGCGAAGTTCTAGGACATGGATTAGTAGTCTACAGTCTCAAGTATTTATCATCATCCTTCGTGACAATATTTCTGCTACTTGAACCAGTCATGACTGCAATTTTAGCTTGGTTCATCTTTTCAGAAAGCCTAAGTTTGGTTAACCTTTTAGCGCTTAGTTTCATCTTACAAGGTATATATCTGGCAAAAACAGGCAAAGGAGCGGATAAAGAATAA
- a CDS encoding DUF1349 domain-containing protein: MKKWHNEPPDWKHQEQTLSVTSGLKTDFWRKTHYGFIRDNGHFYYQEVTGNFRADLKIIGKYEVLYDQAGLMIRENDLTWLKCGIEFVNDVQYASAVVTRDYSDWSVVQLPQNTAYLWLRLERFEGAVEVKYSLDGEQYTMLRLAYLSEAQTLQVGPMCASPEREGFQVIFEDFQITPLTNV; encoded by the coding sequence ATGAAAAAATGGCACAATGAACCACCAGATTGGAAACATCAGGAACAAACACTATCAGTCACTTCGGGACTGAAAACAGACTTTTGGCGCAAAACTCATTACGGTTTTATCCGTGATAACGGACACTTTTACTATCAAGAAGTCACAGGTAATTTTAGGGCTGATCTGAAAATTATCGGCAAGTATGAGGTGCTTTATGACCAAGCAGGATTAATGATCCGCGAAAACGATTTAACATGGTTAAAGTGTGGAATTGAATTTGTAAACGATGTACAATATGCCAGTGCTGTAGTTACACGGGATTATTCTGATTGGTCTGTAGTGCAGCTACCTCAAAACACAGCTTACTTGTGGCTAAGATTGGAACGATTTGAAGGTGCTGTGGAGGTGAAATATTCCCTTGACGGTGAACAATATACAATGCTCAGACTAGCGTATTTGAGTGAAGCACAAACTTTACAGGTTGGACCTATGTGTGCATCACCTGAACGGGAAGGTTTTCAAGTAATTTTTGAAGATTTCCAAATTACACCATTAACTAATGTATAA
- a CDS encoding glycosyltransferase family 4 protein, translating into MNRKIKLTYIFTHQIRWVQFEWVAQYTDNSKFDIDYLILNEGDPIVDFLQQMEIPYKTTFYNDYRNTPEVVKFIYDHLVENKTDIVHTHWFAGHLAGLQAAYYAKVPVRVYTTENTGIKWTRHARSKYELIWQFATNAIAVTNQVKAGMIADGVPEDQITVIPSGFDLTQYENIDPQRIKQLQDKYLKNHTGPVIGVSARYVKWKGVEYIIEAFKKVLETHPNALLLLSGTHTDTKNIQEQFQNITKDSTNKPNYAEALSVVDKLAELPADSYVEIYFEEDLFALFRLFDIFVHVSDPMIEAFGQSPIDAMLSEVPSVITATGIAQDFAIHKEHAWIVDYQNSQQIAEGILTLLEDKSLREKIKQNALISAKNYSIQNKMLKLEELYLRGCFKSS; encoded by the coding sequence ATGAACCGAAAAATAAAACTGACCTATATCTTTACTCATCAAATCCGTTGGGTTCAGTTTGAGTGGGTTGCCCAATATACCGATAATTCTAAGTTTGACATTGATTATCTGATTTTAAATGAAGGTGATCCCATAGTTGATTTTTTACAACAGATGGAAATTCCTTATAAAACAACCTTTTACAACGATTATAGAAATACCCCTGAAGTTGTTAAATTTATTTATGATCATTTAGTAGAAAACAAAACAGATATAGTACATACCCATTGGTTTGCTGGCCATTTAGCAGGATTACAAGCTGCTTACTATGCCAAAGTTCCAGTCAGGGTTTATACGACAGAAAATACAGGTATAAAATGGACAAGACACGCTCGCAGTAAATATGAGTTAATTTGGCAATTTGCCACTAATGCGATCGCCGTTACAAATCAGGTAAAAGCGGGTATGATTGCCGATGGTGTGCCAGAAGATCAAATAACAGTCATTCCCAGTGGATTTGATCTCACACAGTATGAAAATATAGATCCCCAAAGAATTAAACAACTTCAAGACAAATATCTCAAAAATCACACTGGACCAGTTATTGGTGTATCGGCAAGGTATGTTAAATGGAAAGGAGTTGAATATATAATTGAAGCATTTAAAAAGGTACTAGAAACTCATCCTAATGCCCTTTTACTGTTATCAGGAACTCATACAGATACAAAGAATATACAAGAGCAATTCCAAAACATCACAAAAGATAGTACCAATAAACCTAACTATGCAGAGGCTTTGAGTGTAGTAGATAAATTGGCAGAATTACCTGCTGATAGCTATGTTGAAATCTATTTTGAAGAGGATCTTTTTGCCTTATTTCGTCTCTTTGATATCTTTGTTCATGTTTCTGATCCCATGATCGAAGCATTTGGACAATCTCCTATTGATGCAATGTTATCGGAAGTTCCTTCTGTGATTACAGCAACGGGTATTGCTCAGGATTTTGCGATCCACAAAGAACACGCTTGGATTGTTGATTATCAAAATAGTCAACAAATTGCTGAGGGAATTTTAACCTTATTAGAGGATAAGTCATTGAGGGAAAAAATCAAACAAAATGCTCTTATTTCTGCAAAAAATTATAGTATTCAAAATAAAATGCTCAAATTGGAAGAACTATATCTAAGAGGATGTTTTAAAAGTTCTTGA
- a CDS encoding acyltransferase family protein — protein MGILRFYLALCVIAEHSNSVLPWLVHDGLESVEIFFMISGFYMAMILPKYSNVMEFYFNRFLRIFIPYFLICGMILTLSLIFGIVWGEWLELEPFINFSVAKNSLYATFLMIFATFSNLTIFFQDLVFILSYDLPSALNFSIDLSEGQYPFYKYLLDPPAWSISVELIFYFFAPVIVKFTNKKLLLILLSSLTIRIFFYEMIGVKYNGWIHRFFVCAIALFVMGIFSFRLYSNWLINLTKKLPINLQISNKYYIFYCGFILLFFFLTKFATQQLGSIIKMNYAYLISYLIWMAIIPILFQLTANNKLDRYIGNLSYPIYLIHTIVIKISQIIIPYCSISESWLGKISALITILASVVIIHFFVNPLEKQRYVLAKTLSNNEWSK, from the coding sequence ATGGGAATATTAAGGTTTTATTTAGCATTATGTGTGATTGCAGAACACTCAAATTCTGTACTTCCGTGGCTTGTCCATGATGGTTTAGAATCAGTAGAAATATTTTTTATGATTTCTGGTTTTTATATGGCTATGATTTTGCCAAAATACTCTAATGTAATGGAATTTTACTTCAACAGATTCCTCCGAATTTTTATTCCCTATTTCTTAATATGTGGAATGATTTTAACGCTGAGTCTAATATTTGGCATTGTGTGGGGAGAATGGTTAGAATTAGAGCCATTTATTAATTTCTCTGTAGCAAAAAATAGCTTGTATGCGACTTTCTTAATGATATTTGCAACCTTTTCTAACTTAACAATCTTTTTTCAGGATTTAGTTTTTATTTTAAGCTATGATTTACCTTCGGCATTAAATTTTAGTATTGATCTTTCAGAGGGACAATATCCTTTTTATAAATATCTACTCGATCCACCAGCTTGGTCAATTAGTGTTGAATTAATTTTTTATTTTTTCGCTCCAGTTATAGTGAAATTTACTAACAAAAAATTACTTTTAATCTTGCTATCTTCATTGACAATCCGTATTTTCTTTTACGAAATGATTGGAGTGAAGTATAATGGTTGGATTCATAGGTTTTTTGTATGTGCGATCGCTTTATTTGTAATGGGAATTTTCAGCTTTAGGTTGTATTCAAATTGGTTAATTAATTTAACCAAAAAATTGCCTATAAACTTGCAGATTAGTAACAAATACTATATTTTTTATTGTGGTTTTATTTTGCTTTTCTTCTTTCTCACAAAATTTGCAACCCAGCAACTAGGGAGCATAATTAAGATGAATTATGCTTATTTAATTTCCTACTTAATTTGGATGGCAATCATTCCTATATTATTTCAACTAACAGCTAATAATAAATTAGATAGATACATTGGAAATTTGTCATATCCAATCTATTTAATCCATACAATAGTTATTAAAATTTCACAGATTATAATTCCCTATTGTAGTATATCAGAATCTTGGCTAGGTAAAATATCTGCACTAATAACAATATTAGCTTCTGTGGTTATTATTCATTTTTTTGTGAATCCATTAGAAAAACAAAGATATGTATTAGCAAAAACACTTTCTAATAATGAATGGTCGAAATAG